A window of Rhododendron vialii isolate Sample 1 chromosome 11a, ASM3025357v1 contains these coding sequences:
- the LOC131307444 gene encoding dihydrolipoyllysine-residue acetyltransferase component 5 of pyruvate dehydrogenase complex, chloroplastic, with translation MARLLNTTTFFPSTPSLRRHPLPRRRTLVIQAKIREIFMPALSSTMTEGKIVSWIKSEGDKLSKGESVVVVESDKADMDVETFYDGYLAAIMVEEGAVAAVGSAIALLAETEAEIDAARSKATSTNSPSPPPPAPAPAPALAPVSNSPPPQATLSTAPAVPVASAVHPASEGGRRVVASPYAKKLAKEMGVELSGVVGSGPMGRVVAKDVEAAAAIGGVSPGKKAAAVGTGIELGSVVPFTTMQSAVSRNMVESLSVPTFRVGYTISTDALDALYKKIKSKGVTMTALLAKATALALVKHPVVNSSCRDGKSFTYNSSINIAIAVAIDGGLITPVLQDADKVDIYSLSRKWKELVDKARAKQLQPNEYNSGTFTLSNLGMFGVDRFDAILPPGTGAIMAVGGSSPAVVATKDGRIGMKTQMQVNVTADHRVIYGADLAAFLQTLSKIIEDPKDLTL, from the exons ATGGCTCGCCTCCTCAACACCACCACATTCTTCCCCTCCACCCCCTCCCTCCGCCGCCATCCCCTCCCGAGAAGGAGAACTCTAGTAATCCAAGCCAAGATCCGAGAGATATTCATGCCCGCCCTCAGCTCAACCATGACCGAGGGCAAGATCGTCTCCTGGATCAAGTCCGAGGGCGACAAGCTCAGCAAGGGCGAGTCCGTGGTCGTCGTCGAGTCCGACAAGGCCGACATGGACGTCGAGACCTTCTACGACGGCTACCTCGCCGCCATCATGGTCGAGGAGGGCGCCGTCGCCGCCGTCGGCTCCGCCATCGCCCTCCTCGCCGAGACCGAGGCCGAAATCGACGCAGCCCGTTCCAAAGCGACATCCACCAATTCTCCTTCACCTCCTCCTCCCGCTCCTGCCCCCGCTCCTGCTCTCGCTCCGGTTTCAAATTCCCCGCCGCCGCAGGCGACTCTTTCGACCGCTCCGGCGGTGCCGGTGGCGTCTGCGGTGCACCCGGCGTCGGAAGGGGGGAGGAGGGTGGTGGCGTCACCGTACGCGAAGAAGCTGGCTAAGGAGATGGGCGTGGAGTTGAGTGGGGTGGTGGGGAGTGGGCCCATGGGGAGGGTTGTTGCTAAGGATGTCGAGGCCGCGGCGGCAATCGGTGGCGTGAGCCCGGGGAAGAAGGCGGCGGCGGTAGGTACTGGGATTGAGTTGGGTTCGGTGGTGCCCTTTACGACAATGCAGAGTGCGGTGAGTAGGAACATGGTGGAGAGTCTTTCGGTGCCGACTTTTAGAGTTGGGTATACCATCAGTACTGATGCACTCGATGCTCTTTACAAGAAG ATTAAATCGAAGGGAGTGACAATGACAGCATTGCTAGCAAAGGCGACTGCTCTTGCATTGGTTAAACACCCTGTTGTGAACTCTAGTTGTAGAGATGGTAAGAGCTTTACATACAATAGCAGTATCAACATTGCCATTGCAGTGGCCATTGATGGTGGGCTGATTACGCCAGTGCTTCAGGATGCTGACAAG GTTGACATATATTCATTGTCAAGAAAATGGAAGGAGTTGGTTGATAAGGCCCGGGCCAAGCAGCTGCAACCTAATGAATACAATTCAG GTACTTTCACTCTCTCTAACCTTGGAATGTTTGGTGTGGATCGCTTTGATGCCATCTTGCCGCCAGGAACT GGTGCAATCATGGCTGTTGGAGGATCTAGCCCCGCTGTTGTTGCCACCAAAGATGGTCGGATTGGCATGAAGACGCAGATGCAG GTAAATGTTACGGCAGACCATCGCGTTATATATGGTGCTGATCTGGCTGCATTCTTGCAAACCCTATCTAAGATAATCGAGGATCCAAAAGATCTTACACTATAG
- the LOC131307445 gene encoding dirigent protein 11 has protein sequence MLPNIIFCTAVSIAILTVALLTLFSPVPHAENPNDPWLALSLYIQQSQVPSSGTKRVAQSSDGALLFHRKLTQGPENTSPVIGKAQGFIIPVQHFAHSAFNLIYLSFHTREYSGSLSVEAKNFAHKERGKLDVVGGTGSFAFARGFAVFTQIDHEFFHLKLHLKFPNRSHMIP, from the coding sequence ATGCTTCCAAACATCATATTCTGCACTGCAGTCTCTATAGCCATACTAACAGTTGCCCTCTTAACCTTATTCTCCCCAGTACCCCATGCAGAGAACCCCAATGATCCTTGGTTggctctctctctgtatatccAACAATCACAAGTACCCAGCTCCGGTACAAAGCGGGTGGCACAATCGAGCGATGGAGCTTTGCTTTTCCACCGGAAACTCACGCAGGGGCCGGAAAACACTTCTCCGGTTATTGGAAAAGCTCAGGGCTTCATAATCCCTGTCCAGCACTTTGCGCATTCGGCATTCAATCTTATTTATCTCAGTTTTCATACACGAGAGTATTCGGGGAGCCTTAGTGTTGAAGCCAAGAATTTTGCGCACAAGGAGAGAGGAAAACTTGATGTTGTTGGAGGCACTGGTTCCTTTGCGTTTGCTCGCGGGTTTGCTGTTTTCACACAAATAGATCACGAATTCTTTCACTTAAAGCTACACCTTAAATTCCCCAATCGATCCCATATGATACCGTGA
- the LOC131307443 gene encoding beta-amyrin 6-beta-monooxygenase-like, whose product MEAFLSYLLPMVILLASLFLISRAKNRYKGNSNLPPGTTGWPVVGESAKFALLGPEKYINGRMDACSPAVFQTSLLGEKMAVFCGPAGNKFLFSNENKLLTSWLPLSMRKALVFPSFVEKTKENLAALKRSFMHEILKPEALKHYIPVMDSMAKSHIEEKWSPNREVKVFPLSKKYTFDLACHLFLNIDDPEHIKRLYDPFHLVISGLLSVPIDLPGTAYNRAIKGGEIIRNELLSIVRQREKELSENKDSISKNDLLSRMLLAVDDENDKLMNEMDVSNNIIGLLVASYDTTSSSLTMVLNYLAELPHIYEEVLREQMEIARSKKPGELLTWEDIEKMKYTWNVAREAMRLSPPAQGAFRAVATDFTYAGFTIPKGWKTFWTVYSTHKNPKYFPEPEKFDPSRFEGSGPAPYTYVPFGGGPRMCPGREYARLEILVFVHNVVTKFKMQKAIPNEKIVYQSSPFPTKGVPVCLQPHET is encoded by the exons ATGGAAGCCTTCCTCTCATATCTACTTCCGATGGTAATCCTCTTGGCCTCACTCTTTCTCATCTCCCGCGCCAAGAATCGCTACAAGGGCAACTCTAATCTCCCACCGGGCACGACCGGGTGGCCCGTAGTGGGAGAAAGCGCAAAGTTTGCGTTGTTGGGCCCCGAGAAGTACATAAATGGGAGAATGGACGCGTGCTCCCCAGCGGTCTTCCAGACCTCCCTCTTGGGAGAGAAAATGGCGGTGTTTTGCGGACCTGCCGGGAACAAGTTCTTGTTCTCCAACGAAAACAAGCTTCTCACCTCATGGTTGCCCCTCTCCATGAGAAAGGCTTTGGTTTTCCCTTCTTTCGTCGAGAAAACCAAGGAAAACCTAGCCGCGTTGAAGCGCTCTTTCATGCACGAAATTCTCAAGCCGGAAGCCTTAAAACATTACATCCCGGTAATGGACTCCATGGCGAAATCGCACATAGAGGAGAAATGGTCTCCGAATAGAGAAGTCAAGGTTTTTCCTTTGTCAAAGAAGTATACATTTGATTTGGCATGCCACTTGTTCTTAAACATCGACGATCCTGAGCACATTAAGAGGCTATATGATCCCTTCCACTTGGTGATATCCGGTCTGCTCTCCGTGCCAATTGATTTGCCCGGTACTGCTTACAACCGCGCCATCAAAGGGGGGGAAATCATTCGGAATGAGCTTCTGTCGATAGTCAGGCAGAGGGAAAAGGAATTGTCGGAGAACAAGGATTCGATTTCTAAAAACGATCTTTTGTCTCGAATGCTTCTTGCCGTGGACGACGAAAACGACAAGTTGATGAACGAGATGGATGTTTCGAATAACATCATAGGGTTGCTCGTTGCTAGCTATGACACTACTAGTTCATCACTCACCATGGTCTTGAACTATCTTGCAGAGCTTCCCCATATCTATGAAGAGGTTTTGAGAG AGCAAATGGAGATTGCAAGATCAAAAAAACCAGGAGAGTTGCTGACATGGGAAGACATTGAGAAGATGAAGTATACATGGAATGTGGCACGTGAAGCAATGAGGCTATCACCACCTGCTCAAGGTGCGTTTAGAGCGGTCGCAACCGATTTCACATATGCCGGTTTCACTATTCCAAAGGGATGGAAG ACATTTTGGACAGTATACTCAACACACAAGAATCCCAAATACTTTCCGGAGCCAGAAAAATTCGATCCATCAAGATTCGAAGGAAGCGGGCCTGCGCCATATACGTACGTACCCTTTGGGGGAGGGCCGCGAATGTGCCCCGGGAGAGAATACGCACGGCTGGAGATTCTTGTTTTCGTGCATAATGTGGTGACAAAATTCAAGATGCAGAAAGCAATTCCTAATGAGAAGATCGTATACCAGTCCTCCCCGTTTCCAACCAAAGGTGTCCCGGTTTGCCTTCAGCCCCATGAAACTTAA